The Pochonia chlamydosporia 170 chromosome 1, whole genome shotgun sequence genome window below encodes:
- a CDS encoding major facilitator superfamily transporter (similar to Cordyceps militaris CM01 XP_006673735.1), translated as MVHSDVQETDIPVRQDEHGREIEGYPLDQIHTLNERDAADQYALESMDYGDGVLSGIRSRTRSHTDHIVIGWEVDDPENPHNWSTSRKTWIVLITVLLVLNSTMSSALPSMAIPSITAAYGITDSTGNVLPISIFLIGYIFGPLIWGPLTEHYGRRNLTVVTFMVFTLFTMACALAPSWGSFLIFRMICGACAGAPIAIVAGILADVFGDHRTRGRAYAIFMVATVWGPLFSPIISGYTAITIGWRWAFWIGLIYAGLTLLVIVWLPETFAPILLARRAQKMRKQDPTLRVIAPRELEETSISQLLTVVITRPIRMLASELIVTATCAYLALVYAIFYMSFQAFPIIFHDLYGLNPGETGLTYLLIGAGGMLSLPVFWYWDVALVKAQLKGSSWSKREESRRLPLACMGGPLFVVSLFWLGFSAKISIPFVAPMLAGIPFGMGYMLIFMALLNYLTDSYEIFAASANAAASCCRSILAVVLPLATTHMFRELGIAGACSLIGGLSAVMCVIPFIFIWKGASIRSRSKFCIALKEQKEVMQRRADAQRARLERMRGEKGKGEEDKEMKTEEV; from the exons ATGGTGCACTCTGATGTCCAGGAGACGGACATTCCTGTTCGACAAGATGAGC ATGGCAGGGAGATAGAAGGTTATCCGCTGGATCAGATTCACACATTAAATGAGAGAGATGCAGCAGACCAGTATGCCCTCGAATCGATGGATTACGGGGACGGTGTTCTCTCTGGTATTCGCTCCAGAACACGCAGCCATACGGATCACATCGTCATCGGATGGGAGGTTGACGACCCCGAAAACCCTCACAATTGGTCTACG TCCCGCAAAACTTGGATCGTCCTCATCACTGTTCTGCTGGTCCTCAACTCGACCATGTCGTCTGCCCTGCCGAGCATGGCTATCCCCAGCATCACCGCAGCTTATGGCATTACTGACTCCACGGGAAATGTCTTGCCTATTAGTATATTCCTGATAGGGTACATTTTCGGACCGCTTATCTGGGGGCCCTTGACGGAACACTATGGACGGAGAAACCTCACTGTTGTCACGTTTATGGTGTTCACCCTGTTTACAATGGCGTGTGCGCTAGCACCTAGCTGGGGGAGCTTTCTCATCTTTAGAATGATTTGCGGTGCGTGTGCAGGGGCACCAATTGCCATTGTGGCAGGAATCTTGGCAGATGTCTTTGGAGATCATAGGACCAGAGGCAGGGCGTATGCCATCTTCATGGTC GCCACCGTCTGGGGACCCCTATTCTCCCCCATCATCTCTGGCTacaccgccatcaccatcggcTGGCGCTGGGCATTCTGGATCGGCCTCATATACGCCGGCCTCACCCTCCTCGTCATAGTCTGGCTCCCCGAGACCTTTGcccccatcctcctcgctcGACGAGCCCAAAAGATGCGCAAGCAAGATCCCACCCTCCGCGTCATCGCGCCCCGAGAGCTCGAGGAAACAAGCATCAGCCAGCTCCtcaccgtcgtcatcacCAGACCCATCCGCATGTTGGCGTCTGAGCTCATCGTCACAGCTACCTGCGCCTACCTAGCCCTCGTCTATGCCATCTTCTACATGTCCTTCCAGGCTTtccccatcatcttccaCGACCTATATGGCCTCAACCCCGGCGAAACTGGCCTGACTTACCTCCTCATCGGGGCAGGTGGCATGCTCTCCCTCCCCGTCTTCTGGTACTGGGACGTGGCACTCGTTAAAGCCCAGCTAAAGGGCTCTTCATGGTCTAAACGGGAAGAGTCACGCCGTCTACCTCTTGCGTGTATGGGCGGTCCTCTATTCGTCGTATCCCTCTTCTGGCTGGGTTTCAGTGCCAAAATCTCTATCCCCTTTGTCGCGCCCATGCTGGCTGGCATACCGTTCGGGATGGGATACATGCTGATATTCATGGCGCTGCTAAACTATCTAACTGATTCGTATGAGATTTTCGCCGCGTCCGCCAACGCAGCTGCCTCGTGTTGTCGGTCGATtctggcggtggtgctgcCTCTTGCCACGACACACATGTTTCGAGAGTTGGGTATCGCGGGGGCTTGCTCGCTGATTGGGGGATTGAGCGCGGTGATGTGTGTGATTCCGTTTATTTTTATATGGAAGGGCGCGAGTATTCGGTCGAGGTCCAAGTTTTGCATTGCGTTGAAGGAGCAGAAGGAGGTGATGCAGCGGAGGGCGGATGCGCAGAGGGCGAGGTTGGAACGGATGAGgggagagaaaggcaaaggggaggaggacaaggagatgaagacggAGGAGGTTTAG
- a CDS encoding axonemal dynein light chain domain-containing protein: MSRRFYLETSATGKQQFVSIKRSRSHGHHHHHHHHVEQDYYKVSVEEWNQIKERERCLEETNKSLVAEVSALKASLAAAQGEAHHLCHVVVPQLQHQIHLLTVDNESLRKTLDNACHHQGKRCRDEDKLKQTIDKLEKDKKDLKDENCSLKDKIKHLQRQLESGCGRRTSELLREIDYWRDQYRYWKDRYEDTKRNHDDICVTLDIRTEKMRAYEEILKRRRII; this comes from the coding sequence ATGTCTCGGCGTTTCTACCTCGAAACGTCAGCAACTGGCAAACAACAATTCGTTTCAATAAAGCGCTCCCGCTCCCAcggccaccaccaccatcatcatcaccatgtcgaACAAGACTACTACAAAGTCAgtgttgaagaatggaaCCAGATAAAGGAGCGGGAGCGATGTCTCGAAGAGACCAACAAAAGCCTCGTCGCAGAAGTCAGTGCTTTGAAAGCCAGTCTAGCCGCtgcgcaaggagaagcaCATCATCTGTGCCATGTCGTTGTGCCACAACTACAACACCAAATACACCTTCTCACCGTCGACAATGAATCTCTTCGAAAGACTCTTGACAATGCGTGCCACCATCAAGGAAAGCGTTGCCGAGACGAAGACAAACTGAAGCAGACCATTGATAAGCTcgagaaggacaagaaggatCTCAAAGACGAAAACTGCAgtctcaaggacaagatcAAGCACCTCCAACGGCAGCTTGAATCCGGCTGTGGGCGAAGAACATCAGAGCTCCTTCGGGAAATAGACTACTGGCGCGATCAATACCGATATTGGAAAGACAGGTACGAAGATACTAAGCGTAACCATGACGACATTTGCGTCACGTTGGATATTAGGACAGAGAAGATGAGGGCATATGAAGAGATTCTGAAACGCCGGCGCATAATCTGA
- a CDS encoding MYB DNA binding protein (Tbf1) (similar to Cordyceps militaris CM01 XP_006669639.1) — MAESALAAASAVPAATDIKQENDPTGLEGLDFALPPELASKRPFEDVSTTTAAPEAKRAKTETETEEASLEDGLALLVQNALSNVGDLVDQFTSGNHSLPEPPASDPMELDTAIPLPEPPIVLATFASDPQKYIRDANVHALGNLALSLLLILVQPPFEDTIKLVRGSASQHQQSYRKLKGSFEHVRELYSTGPVLSADQLELRDFDSRTFIELANLAQLGSWLVDGTPKALSEADENFLAMFQCQLSDLPAGMTELYLGIKTQRAIEFLVEKEPEKPSEEVIGEVLTQGLEDALKEQHGGGELTTADQSFVSSVQTRKETLQGEVKEQSEPAALRDKHPAEDLLRSYLEYAADRLKSLTDLGSRLGVTIELSSGEPQPEVIEDASGEADLDLDDLSSFFEKTASGLVQNALAGLSEEPPEAIPAAGGEAAAQASNAENKTETAPAHTNGKIDLMTDYKELEALVAESTSNYVKTTLHGLSPVPYQPTVPTSTTESMAAQLPYLTQLQHHQAQHPYYTYTQPPPEPQQPPAPGENLPPNQTFPSAILYDKARQAALSKSSAHTRREGLHSTRRPWTQEEEKALMAGLDMVKGPHWSQILTLFGQNGTISDILKDRTQVQLKDKARNLKLFFLKTNSEMPYYLQAVTGELKTRAPTQAARKEAEERARLNSEEDQAKLQGIMALAGGLQHPPHGRTSASPASAVGSGVVTPAQAAQAHAASAPAQHHVGHQGHGAGQAGHATTMPRPLVTPASQIRPGVQTNSQQLLHSVAQAQAQAHARPQAQLPPQVPRPQGQPQHQQQLQHQHQQQQQRQPHPQPTPQHTQPQPQAQQAQPTQQHQAQQPTRTPPTPQAAPNAQAQTNTAAAQQQQHHPPAATTSTNASTPATAAATAPPQPTASATPVQPPQAAQPVKQTPPVPTPSPAPPTPQTPSLPQASPPQAAPKPDGPTNQEQDDNAAEAALLEGLQAVVAQSLASS; from the exons atggccgagTCGGCGTTAGCTGCGGCCAGTGCCGTTCCTGCCGCGACAG ATATAAAACAAGAAAACGACCCGACTGGCTTGGAGGGCCTCGACTTTGCACTGCCGCCAGAGCTCGCCTCGAAACGACCATTCGAAGATGTCAGCACCACTACCGCGGCACCAGAGGCCAAACGAGCAAAGACGGAGACTGAAACGGAAGAAGCTTCACTTGAGGATGGGTTGGCACTATTGGTACAGAATGCGCTGTCAAATGTTGGCGATCTAGTCGATCAATTTACGAGTGGCAACCATTCGTTACCAGAACCACCCGCATCTGATCCTATGGAACTGGACACGGCTATACCGCTGCCTGAGCCGCCTATTGTTCTAGCGACATTTGCATCAGATCCCCAAAAGTACATTCGCGACGCCAATGTCCATGCGCTAGGCAATCTC GCCTTGTCGCTCTTGCTTATTCTCGTACAACCGCCGTTCGAAGATACCATCAAGCTAGTTCGAGGCTCAgcatcacaacaccaacaatcaTATCGCAAGCTAAAAGGCTCGTTCGAGCACGTCCGCGAACTGTACTCAACAGGACCAGTCTTATCCGCCGATCAACTTGAATTACGAGATTTTGATTCCAGAACCTTTATCGAACTAGCAAACCTTGCGCAGTTGGGCTCATGGTTGGTTGATGGAACGCCCAAAGCACTCTCTGAAGCCGACGAAAATTTTCTGGCAATGTTCCAGTGCCAGCTATCCGACCTGCCTGCTGGAATGACGGAACTGTATTTGGGCATCAAGACTCAAAGAGCGATTGAATTTCTCGTTGAGAAGGAGCCGGAAAAGCCATCGGAGGAGGTTATTGGAGAGGTTTTGACACAAGGTCTTGAAGATGCGTTGAAAGAACAACACGGTGGCGGGGAGTTGACGACTGCGGACCAAAGCTTTGTGTCTTCGGTGCAAACAAGGAAAGAGACCTTGCAAGGGGAGGTAAAGGAACAGTCGGAGCCAG CTGCACTTCGAGATAAACATCCCGCGGAAGACCTTTTGAGAAGCTACTTGGAATACGCCGCCGACCGACTGAAATCATTGACAGATTTGGGTAGCAGATTAGGAGTTACGATAGAGCTCAGCAGTGGCGAACCGCAACCAGAAGTCATCGAGGACGCGTCTGGCGAGGCCGATTTGGATCTGGACGATTTATCTTCCTTCTTCGAGAAGACGGCTTCTGGCCTTGTCCAGAATGCCTTGGCGGGATTGTCAGAGGAGCCTCCCGAGGCGATCCCAGCAGCGGGCGGAGAGGCAGCAGCGCAAGCTTCAAACGCTGAGAATAAGACAGAAACCGCTCCGGCACATACCAACGGCAAGATTGATCTGATGACGGACTacaaggagctggaggctcTTGTTGCGGAGAGCACATCAAACTATGTAAAGACGACGCTTCACGGACTCTCACCCGTTCCCTACCAACCCACCGTCCCTACCAGTACCA CCGAGAGCATGGCCGCTCAATTACCCTACCTTACGCAACTGCAACACCATCAAGCGCAACATCCATACTACACCTATACACAACCACCCCCAGAGCCGCAACAACCGCCAGCTCCTGGTGAAAACCTGCCGCCCAACCAGACGTTCCCTAGTGCGATACTGTACGACAAGGCGCGGCAAGCTGCCCTCTCGAAGTCCTCTGCTCACACTAGAAGGGAGGGACTTCACTCAACTCGTCGACCTTGGACtcaggaagaagagaaggcgCTCATGGCTGGCCTCGACATGGTCAAGGGACCGCATTGGAGCCAGATCTTGACGCTGTTTGGTCAGAATGGCACAATATCAGATATACTCAAGGACAGAACGCAGGTGCAGCTCAAAGATAAAGCCAGGAAtctcaagctcttcttcttgaagacTAATTCTGAGATGCCGTATTACCTCCAAGCTGTGACGGGCGAGCTCAAGACCCGAGCACCAACGCAAGCTGCGAGgaaggaggccgaggagaGAGCCAGGCTGAACTCGGAGGAAGACCAGGCCAAACTCCAAGGGATCATGGCTCTGGCAGGCGGTCTgcaacatcctcctcatGGTCGGACTTCAGCCAGCCCTGCCAGTGCTGTTGGATCGGGAGTCGTGACGCCGGCGCAGGCAGCTCAAGCTCACGCGGCTTCGGCCCCTGCGCAGCATCATGTCGGGCATCAAGGTCATGGAGCAGGACAAGCAGGCCATGCAACGACGATGCCTCGGCCGCTGGTGACACCGGCATCTCAAATTCGCCCAGGTGTCCAGACTAACTCGCAGCAATTGTTGCACTCTGTtgctcaagctcaagctcagGCACATGCTCGTCCTCAAGCGCAGCTGCCACCGCAGGTTCCTCGACCGCAAGGCCAgccacagcatcagcagcaacttcaacatcaacatcaacagcagcagcagagacagCCTCATCCTCAGCCGACGCCGCAACACACACAACCGCAGCCACAGGCGCAACAAGCCCAGCCAAcgcagcaacatcaagctcagcagcCAACACGTACACCTCCTACACCACAGGCGGCACCAAACGCACAAGCGCAAACAAACACAGCTgcagcccagcagcagcaacatcatcctccagcagcaacaacatctACCAACGCAAGCACGCCGGCTACGGCTGCAGCTACGGCGCCGCCTCAACCCACGGCCTCAGCTACACCGGTGCAGCCACCGCAAGCAGCTCAACCCGTCAAGCAAACGCCGCCTGTCCCGACGCCTTCACCAGCACCTCCAACTCCGCAGAcgccttctcttcctcagGCGTCTCCGCCCCAGGCGGCACCAAAGCCAGACGGACCGACAAACCAGGAGCAAGACGACAATGCCGCAGAGGCAGCTCTCCTCGAGGGCCTGCAAGCCGTTGTAGCACAAAGTCTTGCCTCGTCATGA
- a CDS encoding BTB/POZ domain-containing protein codes for MAPEEAYFLMEQGAQFDGERLQILRDKEYKKNGASGNFCFLTEHQLSYLEVEGRYNEAWGLAMDVYNHDELPLSILLEDTGMLVFYFALIKQEKSRGVTVERNRSTLSLLEAKLEILSQTVNRSVERYQISPLFRTWLSDAITKDPDPSIAWVTLKKGKSEIRVRRDVLAYWSEYFKRRFSGRWPVPETLVFDSNDEFTTESFIKVFGHFVTTGAYDYKTPEDCYDGLKVARYFLIEKLIEKLEGLIERRGYLAEFAGISRSIGLKFAM; via the coding sequence ATGGCTCCTGAGGAAGCCTATTTTCTCATGGAACAAGGTGCTCAGTTTGACGGAGAACGTTTGCAAATCCTACGTGATAAAGAGTACAAGAAAAATGGAGCTTCTGGAAACTTCTGCTTTCTAACGGAGCACCAGCTCTCTTAtcttgaagttgaaggacGGTATAACGAAGCATGGGGTCTTGCTATGGATGTCTATAATCACGACGAACTCCCACTTTCAATTCTGCTCGAGGACACAGGAATGCTcgtattttattttgctttgATAAAGCAAGAAAAAAGCCGGGGCGTAACTGTAGAACGCAATCGTTCTACTCTAAGTCTTCTTGAAGCGAAACTTGAAATCCTATCACAAACAGTCAATCGTAGCGTAGAGCGCTACCAAATATCTCCCCTCTTTCGAACATGGCTCTCCGACGCTATAACCAAAGATCCCGACCCCAGTATTGCCTGGGTGACCCTGAAAAAGGGCAAGAGCGAAATTAGAGTCCGAAGGGATGTTTTAGCCTACTGGTCGGAATATTTTAAACGCCGGTTCTCTGGCCGATGGCCGGTTCCTGAGACCCTCGTTTTCGACAGCAATGATGAGTTTACCACCGAATCATTCATAAAAGTCTTTGGACACTTTGTCACAACGGGAGCTTACGACTACAAGACACCTGAGGATTGCTACGACGGCCTCAAGGTGGCACGATATTTCCTGATAGAAAAATTGATAGAAAAATTGGAGGGCCTTATTGAACGTCGTGGCTACCTTGCTGAATTTGCGGGGATAAGTCGCTCTATTGGCTTAAAATTTGCGATGTAG
- a CDS encoding leucine-rich repeats of kinetochore protein cenp-F/LEK1 domain-containing protein produces MSGAVGTPPSPSPSRRRVSLSIPTDENPRTSAAYEYDDEVPARTQYNTELNKARDECDRYKVLLDQAYAEIDRYKKLLEQPYGECDRCKKVAEQANKKLLEEQKKQDGLTLRLATCEEENAVLVRELRQSRNETAELQELNYVLEASLGGAGGVPPAAPSPAFVGATTVLPERTKSSHKSSKKEHREERGHKKDKSREMKEQKAEKERLKGRFEEKPTSASASNGQRLNFIEGWGSRLGAGAGVPVPGASPMQPTVRPNRISSTQVPAMSRGFKDVAYSTVPRTAGRPMSSGMYGAGHGASYPPASEDDYENGNYQPFPMTR; encoded by the coding sequence ATGAGTGGTGCCGTTGGaacaccaccatctccatcgcCCTCACGACGCAGAGTTTCCTTATCGATTCCCACTGACGAGAACCCACGTACAAGTGCAGCCTACGAATATGACGACGAAGTTCCTGCTCGAACACAATACAATACCGAATTGAACAAGGCCCGCGATGAATGCGACCGATACAAGGTGCTATTGGACCAGGCCTACGCTGAGATTGATCGATAcaagaagctgttggagcAGCCCTACGGTGAATGCGACCGATGCAAGAAGGTGGCGGAGCaggccaacaagaagctgctggaagagcagaagaagcaggaCGGTTTAACCTTGCGTCTGGCGACTTGCGAAGAGGAAAACGCCGTCTTAGTCAGAGAGCTTAGACAATCCAGGAACGAAACGGCCGAGCTACAAGAACTAAATTATGTGCTCGAAGCGTCGTTAGGCGGCGCTGGCGGTGTCCCTCCAgctgctccatcaccagcttTTGTTGGGGCAACTACCGTCCTTCCGGAGCGGACAAAGTCGTCGCACAAGTCGAGCAAAAAAGAGCATCGTGAGGAGCGTGGGcacaagaaggacaagagcCGAGAGATGAAGGAGCAAAAGGCAGAAAAGGAACGACTCAAGGGACGGTTTGAAGAaaagccaacatcagcatcagcatccaaCGGCCAAAGACTGAACTTCATCGAGGGCTGGGGTTCCAggcttggtgctggtgctggtgtaCCTGTGCCTGGTGCATCACCCATGCAGCCAACTGTGCGGCCAAACCGCATCAGCTCTACACAGGTCCCAGCCATGTCACGGGGCTTCAAGGACGTTGCTTACTCTACGGTGCCGCGCACAGCAGGCAGGCCGATGAGCTCAGGCATGTACGGCGCTGGCCACGGAGCATCATACCCGCCCGCATCGGAGGACGACTATGAGAATGGTAATTATCAG
- a CDS encoding phosphotransferase enzyme family protein (similar to Metarhizium acridum CQMa 102 XP_007810426.1): protein MSAARAAVRVFEEQVSSARRIPVVGEDVPMAMAAFYSVRDIGVFHGAVVPKLCSMVYVQGVRECEFNQHFEKTFAGTLPRVLTPLDREHISAPKIFASFDRVVMGVKCRLIAMGCMGAVMVFVIGPNIIVDKNLNIQGIIDWEFSSTIPRQLFTPPSWITAHDSIKTPKEMHVEFRQVLDEKSSTDSRYDRLRREWYDPPNRPDTSGIGHPNLAFCIAHLIRRPEDAVYTFHDYFAPKLYERPIMDVTTKFLKANEACASEVRRRVEQNELYTQYLKDTGLYVRDWRLDLIEKSKALRAEIEAAELKEKMELEAAQQGERIGNLKIDETETLNGDQSV from the exons ATGTCTGCAGCGAGAGCGGCTGTGAGAGTGTTCGAGGAGCAGGTATCTTCTGCGAGACGCATACCTGTCGTCGGGGAGGATGTACcgatggccatggcggcttTCTATTCTGTCAGAGACATAGGTGTGTTTCACGGGGCTGTAGTGCCGAAGCTATGTTCGATGGTTTATGTTCAGGGTGTACGGGAGTGCGAGTTCAACCAACATTTCGAGAAG ACCTTTGCAGGAACTCTGCCCCGAGTCTTGACCCCCCTGGACAGGGAACACATTTCTGCACCAAAAATCTTTGCCAGCTTCGATCGTGTGGTAATGGGCGTGAAGTGTCGTTTGATTGCTATGGGATGCATGGGTGCGGTTATGGTGTTTGTCATAGG CCCCAACATCATTGTGGACAAGAACTTGAATATTCAGGGTATCATTGACTGGGAATTTTCGAGTACCATTCCCCGGCAATTGTTCACGCCGCCATCCTGGATTACCGCGCATGATTCGATCAAGACACCAAAGGAAATGCATGTCGAATTCCGCCAAGTTTTGGACGAGAAAAGCAGCACAGATAGCCGATATGACCGGCTTCGAAGAGAGTGGTATGATCCACCAAACCGCCCAGATACATCAGGCATTGGTcatccaaacttggcattcTGCATTGCCCATCTCATACGACGGCCCGAGGATGCTGTTTACACATTCCACGATTATTTTGCTCCCAAGCTCTACGAACGGCCTATTATGGATGTAACTACTAAATTCTTGAAAGCGAACGAAGCTTGTGCCTCGGAAGTGCGGCGTCGGGTGGAGCAAAATGAGCTCTATACTCAATACCTGAAGGATACTGGGCTATACGTGCGAGACTGGAGGTTGGATCTGATTGAAAAGTCAAAGGCTCTCAGGGCGGAAATAGAGGCGGCAGAATTGAAGGAAAAGATGGAACTTGAGGCCGCACAGCAAGGCGAGCGCATCGGCAACTTGAAGATTGATGAGACGGAAACCCTGAATGGAGACCAATCGGTTTGA